The sequence TGTGAACTTGGTAGCATTTggtacaatttaattttcatttaattgtttcatGCGTTCTCGTATATTTGTTCTCGACTTTCGAAGAATATGGAAACGATTGCCGGTCGATCGAGCACGACAAGGCGATGTGGATTCTGTACAATAACGCATTTTTCGCATTAATTAGCGAATATCACTTTCCTGTCGTAAGTTGGTTAGGAGTTCATCGGATACCAGCAATCCGCACCCCAACGTTCTAGAAGCATGCaggattatcaaaattaagTTGAGGATATGTAGGACACTCTCCCTTACTCCCAAGATGTATAAGCATACGTATGTAACTATTATTAACTtggattatttattgtaaGTAAATTGATAACATTGTCGATAAGTAATATTACATGGCGGATCGCGTTGCTCTTTTGATcggatattataatttatgtaaatatcgaCAAAGACGCACGGTGCTGGTTAAACTTTGTTGTGCCTTCGAACTTTCGTGTGTTCTCGTTGCCGGTAAACTATGCGGAAGTAGATAGGCAAGTTTCCGAGATACTTTCGCATTTGCGTAAACATAATTGTAATTAGTTATAGCAATTGGCAACGTACTTTTTCTCATTATGCATGTGCACTCTTCTCTATTACGACGGTACAAAAAGGAAGTATATACTATTGTACATGCACATGTGACTACATACTAAAAGAATAgtacaaaagaaaagtaggtTGAGGCagcgattattaatttacgcaTAAACGCgaaattctaataataaaatacttttcacATTTATACAATGCacattataatgtaattacaaaatgtatattacaatgtgaaaattattattcaggTTTAGCAAGTAGCTCTGATCCTCAAACGTGCCAAATCAATTTAGTAATTATCTCGATAAATGCTTTCCATCATCGTAATGTTAATGACGCTAatcaattaaagtttattaatgCATTATCATATGACGATGCTTTAACGCACAAAGTATTTGTGACATTTTAATTGCATGTGATATAATGGCGCTCAGTGTTACTCGCCAATTAATATTCGCAGAGGTAATTAAAAACGAATTTGATGTTCAACGAGTTCTCCAATTTTACGCATTAATTTGCTAATCGAGTCCTCGAAGGAAGGTGGATTGATAAAGTTGTCGTAGAAATTTTTGCCGTATCTGCATTTCGTTAGTCAGAAATGATTTCCGAATGTCAGATCGCACCTCAGATTACAAATGCAATGTCACCGTATTATAACGCACCCTGTTTTTCTGACGGTACTGCATTTTTCTTGGGAGTTTCGAACTCATGACAGGTGCGGCTTGCACGGAGCTTAAGTTACTTGGAGCTCGAGAgaagttaaaaaattaataatttggttGAATAACTTTCACAAACACCGCAgtgtaatttacatatatattaatacctAACCGAGTGTGAGATTAAATTATGACAtcgaaatgcaaattttaacaCAATTTCTAGTCACGCGTACCATTAAAAAGTATGCTTCTAACGCTCTCTGATTCTAGAGAATTTTAAACCGTTGTCGTCTGTGTACCGTTAatttatcaagagacacggtagtgtctcgcgccaagtatacgcgcagcgagaccgcaccgtgacactattacgcgaagcgacgctttcgcagacactcagattattagatctcaataaccgctgaacggatgaacttttaagtaggctcaatggatagcttggggtcaaATTATATACtaagtgtttttatttgtcttgtacgtgccctacgagcggagatatggcgatgcaaagtctgaaattggaaaatttcatttaagaaacgtcgtcatcgtcgtcaaaTGTACagtccgttctttttcgtcgagatggcagcagctccgtttataccgaccggcggagatgctgttggtatatccgtgtgactcaccataacgatcatatgtagaggctctacattagaattgagatatcgcgaatctgattgcgctgactttttgacaatcgtttgtagttttgttttgtttgtagttgaactgttcaaaaggtattaattaacagtATGTTAGGGGGGTTGATTCTAACCCAGGGATCTGAGGGGGGCTGAGTcagcggggggagggggggtaCGACGTCACACGGTGAGGAGGTCGCGGGGAGGGGGGAGAACTGCTGACCTAACCCACACGCGACAGTATTTGCTGGCCCAACCCGCGGGAGGGGGTTTCGCGGACCTAACCCGcggaggggggagggaggacCGTGAccacctaacctaaccaagggGGTTTTCGCGGACCCAACCCGCAGGGATCGTGACAGTTTTGTGCTGACCCAACTCGCGGGGAGGGGCGAGGGGGAAGATGCACGGCACGTGCGCGATGTAAGAGAAACCCCCATTGTGCGCAACGTGCGATGTAACAGTTAGCATTTTGTCAACGAACCGATGTCGCGGTTCGCACGTGCGCGACGTAACCGATACCCTCTTCGCTGTACACGTGTTTCGCGGTGATAAGACGCGAGCGCCGACGTCCGGCTGCTATGAAATCGGATGAGTGGATGTTAAAGTATGATTAAAGATGACACGTTCGCGGCGAAAAAAATGCATGCGGAGAATATTCCACAACGCGAGCGCCGACGTCCGGCTGCTACGAAAAATGCACTGATTGCGCAATTCGACGTCTCAGGTTCAAGTGGACTGCTATGGGTTAGGCTCGTAAGTGTGCGCGAAGAAGAGGGAAGGGAGGGGTGGgggttaaatgtatatttaaagagaagagCGAATGTTACAAATATTAGTTGTTTAGTGGAACGAGCACGATTAGATCTGAAGAGAAGAATCTAGAAGGAACAATGTGGAGCAAGAGACACATGGAGCAGAATTGCGATATAGCAGGGAGGAAGCGAAGCTAGTAAGTATATTTagcaattgatataataagcaACGGTGTGATGTCTAATATACCTATAATATTTCTCCGCAGTGCTAATTCCACACCGGCCGTCACTTCCGAAGTGCGTGATACTGTAGCATCGCAATCACAACGCCGACGACAATGCGTTCGCATCCTAGGAAGAAGGTACGCGCTGACAACGACGGAACACAAGTATTTGGAAGTTGGCATAAATGTGGGATATGGTCCGAGTCACATGGAGATTGCTGTGGGAGACAAACGTGGGAATGAATTGATCCTCGGAATGGAAACCTGGAAAGGTCTCGTGGAACATCAGCATTTAATCCaggaatatttttccaaaactgaTAAACGACCCGTAGATCCCATATATATCGGGCCGCTAACTGTAGAATTTATTACGTTTAACGATACGAAGTGTGTTCGGTTCGAAGCAACAAACGTGCGATCAATAATGATGGCATCGACACTAACAACTCTGTTTAATCTCGATAAATGTATCGATTACATGTACAATTGGTTAGTGAGCTGCACCGACCATGTAGATGACAAACGAACAGTTCTGTAAGATCGCGCGTTGCGTAGATAATCCTAATGACATAACCGTTGCCATACAAAACAGCGAATATTTCGATGACAAGGAACTTATCGATTGTGAGTTATTGGCATTAGCCTTTTGAAATACGTTgttaatatgtaacaaatatatgcaataaaaaaacatttactcCTAAACGTTGTAGCGCACTTTTCTACAGTCCTCAGTTATTCGCATAGGTTAGATAAGTATCACAGAAGGTATCAAATGACGCGATCACATTTTTGTGTAGCCTCACGAAATAGTAGGTATATCATCACATTGAGACACGTGCAACTTAAGCTGCAAAATATGCGAGCACATTCGATATAGCCTCGCAGGATATTTTAGATGCGGTAAGGCAAATTTTTCAACACGTGTGCATTAGAGTGAGACAAAAGATATAGGGTGGTAAATCATATAATAGGGAACGATATGAAATAGCATATCAGTATACGTGTCAGAAGTGCCGCTGTTACATCGGTCACGTTGAAGGAGTGGAAAGGCGAAAAAATGGAGAACCTCACTTAACTAGAACAGAACATTGTGGCACAATC comes from Ooceraea biroi isolate clonal line C1 chromosome 8, Obir_v5.4, whole genome shotgun sequence and encodes:
- the LOC113562385 gene encoding uncharacterized protein LOC113562385 — protein: MSNIPIIFLRSANSTPAVTSEVRDTVASQSQRRRQCVRILGRRYALTTTEHKYLEVGINVGYGPSHMEIAVGDKRGNELILGMETWKGLVEHQHLIQEYFSKTDKRPVDPIYIGPLTVEFITFNDTKCVRFEATNVRSIMMASTLTTLFNLDKCIDYMYNWLVSCTDHVDDKRTVL